Within the Kineosporia corallincola genome, the region GCGGGTGCGCGCGGTGGTGCGTGACGCGCTGGGCGAAGACCTGGGGCTGTCGCAGACGTCGGGGGCCCCGGGGCACGACGTCACCAGCGAGGCCACGATCGGCGCGGACGTGGTGGGGGAGGCCCACGTGGTGGCCCGGGCCGCCGGCGTGATCAGCGGAATGCCGCTGATCCCGGTGGTTCTCGCCGAGGTGGCCGCCTGGACCGGGCTCCCGGCGCCGGTCGCCGAGTTGCTGCGCGAAGACGGCGAGGCGGTCGTGCGCGACGACGTGCTGGCGGTGCTGCGCGGTCCGGTGCAGGTGCTGCTGATCGCCGAGCGCACCCTGCTGAACCTGGTCTGCCGCACCAGCGGAATCTCCACCCACACCCGGGCCTGGGCCGACCAGCTGGCCGGCACCGGGGCCCAGGTGCTCGACACCCGCAAGACCACGCCCGGCCTGCGCATGCTGGAGAAATATGCGGTGCGGTGCGGGGGCGGCACGAACAAGCGGATGGGCCTGTACGACGTCGCGATGGTGAAAGACAACCACAAGATCGCGGCCGGCTCGATCGCCGAGGCCTACCGCCGGGTGCGCGAGCGCTTCCCGCAGGTGGCCGTGCAGGTCGAGGTGACCACACCCGCCGAGGCGGTCGAGGCGGTCCGGGCCGGGGCCCGGTTCCTGCTGTGCGACAACATGTCTCCGGAGCTACTGGCCGAGAGCGTGCGGTCGGCCCGGGCCGCCACCGGCGACCCGGTCGAGCTGGAGGCCACCGGCGGGCTGACCGTCGAGGTGGCGGCCGAGTACGCCCGTACCGGGGTGGACTACCTGTCCGTCGGTGGCCTGACGCACTCGTCGCCGATCCTCGACGTGGCCGTCGACCTGGTCCGTGGTTAGACCGGGAATGACCGCGGCTCAGTTCTTCTCGTCCAGCAGCCGCTCGTAGGTGTTGCGCAGCCACTCGGCCACCTTCACCCGCTCGTTGAAGCGGGCGGTCGGGTCGGCGCGCTCCACCTCGGTGGCCTGCCGGGCCTGCCGGAACGCTTCCGCCACCGACCGCACGTCGGGGATGCCGTCGCCGTCGGTGGTGTAGGCCAGGCTCGCCCGCTGCGTGGCGGCGTGGTTGCTGGCCGGCATGATCGCCTGGGTGCCCAGGTCGTAACAGGCCTCCGGCCACACCGAGTGGGAGCCGTGGAAGGGCGGTACCAGGGCGGCGTCGAGGCCGAAGATGTTGTCCCAGAGCTGGGAATCGGTCATCGGGCGGTGCGCCTTCACCGCGCCGCCGGCCTCGGTGACGATGCGCTCGATCTCGCGGATCGTGGCCGGGTCGTAGCGGGTGGAGTCGGAGTCGAGCAGGTGGTCGTGCACGAACACCAGCAGGCGCACGTCCGCGTCCGGGCCGGCCTGCTTCGCTGCCTCGGCCAGGGCCGACACCACCCGCACCGGGTCGCTCGGCAGACGCAGGCTGCCCAGGTGCACGCCGACCAGGAAGGGGCCGCTGTGCCCGGGGGCCGGGCGCTCGCGCCGCATGCGGACGAAGTCGACGGCGTGCGGGTGCGGCTGCACCTCGGCCTGCACCGACCAGCGCCGGGAGATCTCGTCGGCGGCGGACCGGGTGAGCGTGATCACCTGGTCCGCGGCCGGGATCAGCACGTCGAGCTGCGCGGCGTATCCGGCCTCGTCCAGCCCGGTCGGGTCGCTGAGGTGGTAGGCGGTGACCACCAGGGGACGCCCGGCGGCCCGGGTCGCGTCGACCGCGGCCCGCACGTGCTCGGCGGTCATCCGCGGGGCCAGGGCGTGCACGTGCACGATCTGCATGTCGCCGAGATGGTGCTCGATCCAGGCCGGGTCGAACGCCGCGGGCGGGCGCGGGGCGGAGCCGGGCATCTGGACGGTGGGACGGTGCACGCCGTCGACGCCCTCGGGGTGACCGAGGTGCCGGACGTACACGCCACGGCCGGGCAGTGCCGCGATCCGGATGATCGTGCGGCCCTCCCACTCGGGGGATGCACGACGTCGCTTACGGGACGGGGACATGGGCGCCTCTCGCGGGATTTCGCTTGTAGCGTTGGAGGGGAGACTCGCGCCTGTCCTGGACGAGGTGGCCACCATAACCTGATCAACTTCCTCTCATCGACATGAAGATCTCCGGGCGGAAGTCGGCCGCCGCTTCTGCTCCGTCGAGCCTGGCATCTGTGATCGCTTTCCGCGCGCTGAAGCCCGATGCTTAGGGCTCGACGGCCATCGGTCGCTCTTCGGAAGGGACATCCTTTGACTATCCGCGAGTTCGGGAACGACCTACTGACAAGCCTTCTCGAGTTCACGCTGCAATCCGTGCCGGGCAGTGTCGGCGTCGGTGTCAGCGTGGCCACCGACAGCCGGTCGGAAGGCGGCACCCCCAAGACCACCGCCGCCATCGGTGTCGCCACCGAGCTCGACCCGGCGCAGTGGCAACACGCGCACGGCCCGATCTGGGAGGCGTTCCGGCACGACACCGTCGTGGTCCGGCCGCTGGACGACGCCGCCGACCCGGGGCTGGGTGACCTGCCGGGCGTCTCGCAGGAGACGCTGGGCACCGTGAAGGGTGCGGTGTTCGTGCCCGGTGAGTTCGGTTCCGACCTGCCCACGGTGTTCTCGGTGTACCTGGACCGCGTGCCCGACAACCGGGTGCTGCGCGACATCGACCGATACGAGCCCCTGGTGACCCAGGCCCTGGCGGTGGTCGAGTACTGCGCCGGCGAGGAGCAGGTGGCCCAGCAGATGCTTCAGATGACCCAGTACCGGCGGGTGATCGAGCAGGCCAAGGGCCTGGTGATGGGCGCCATCGGGGCCGATGCCCCGGCCGCCTTCGCCGCCCTGGCCCGGGCCAGCCAGCACTTCAACATCCGGCTGCGCAACCTGGCCGTGGCCCTGGTCGAGCACGTCGGGGGCCAGGCCGCCGAGCATCCGGACGACCCGGACCTGGTGGTGCGCCCGACCCAGGCGGAGCGGGAGACCGCGGCCCGGATCTGGGCGGCCCTGACCACCAGCGCGATCCTCGAGCAGAGCTGATCGGCACCGCCGGGCGGGCGCCTCTTGACGGCACGGCGATGAACGCTTAGGCGGGCCCACTAGGATCGCCTGTTGTGACCGAGCAGCAGGCTGGTGCCACCAGCGAAACGCCCCAGGAGGACCTACCCGAGCAGATGCGCATCCGCTCGGAGAAGCGGGCGCGCCTCCTGACCTCGGGTAAAGCTCCCTACCCGGTCGGGGTCGAGCGCACGCACTCCCTCGCCGACGTCCGCGCCGCGCACGCGGAGCTGGAGACCGGCGCCTCCAGCGGCGAGCTGGTGGCCGTGGCCGGCCGGGTGATGCGCTTCCGCGACGCCGGCAAGCTCTGCTTCGCCGTGCTGCAAGACGGTGACGGCGCCCAGCTCCAGGTGATGGTCTCGGCCAAGGCCGTCGGGCCGGAGGCGCTGGCCGCCTTCAAGAGCGACGTCGACCTCGGCGACTTCATCTCCGTGCACGGCGAGGTGATCTCGTCCAAGCGCGGCGAGCTCTCGGTGATGGCCGACCGCTGGGAGATGGCGTCCAAGGCGCTGCGCCCACTGCCGGTGCTGCACCGTGAGATGTCCGAGGAAGCCCGGGTGCGTCAGCGGTACGTCGACCTGATCGTCCGGCCGGCGGCCCGCGACGTGGTGCGCTCCCGGGCAGCCGTGGTGCGCTCGCTGCGCGACACCTTCCACTCCCGCGACTTCGTCGAGGTCGAGACGCCGATGCTTCAGGTGCAGCACGGTGGCGCGGCGGCCCGGCCGTTCAAGACCCACATGAACGCCTTCGACATCGACCTGTTCCTGCGGATCGCGCCGGAGCTCTTCCTCAAGCGCGCGGTGGTCGGCGGCATCGACCGGGTGTTCGAGATCAACCGCAACTTCCGCAACGAGGGCGCCGACTCCACGCACTCGCCCGAGTTCGCGATGATCGAGGCGTACCAGGCCTACGCCGACTACAACTCGATCGGCGACCTGGTGCGTGACCTGATTCAGGCTGCCGCGCAGGCGGTCTCGGGCGGCACCTCGGTGACCCTGGCCGACGGCACCGAGTACGACTTCGGCGGTGAGTGGCGCCAGATCACCATGTACGGCTCGCTCTCCGAGGCGGCGGGCCGCGAGGTCACGCCGGCCACCGAGCGCGCCGAGCTGGTCGAGCTGGCGGCCAAGCACGACGTCCCGGTGCAGTCCTGGTACAGCCCCGGCAAGCTGGCCGAGGAGCTCTTCGAGGAGCTCGTGGTGCCGGACCTGTACGCGCCGACCTTCGTGCGCGACTACCCGGAAGACACCTCCCCGCTGGTGGCCCCGCACCGCACCACGCCGGGCGTGACCGAGAAGTGGGACCTCTACGTGCGCTCGTTCGAGCTCGCCACCGGCTACTCCGAGCTGGTCGACCCGGTGATCCAGCGCGAGCGCTTCGTGGCCCAGGCCCAGGCGGCTGCTGCGGGTGACGACGAGGCGATGCGCCTGGACGAGGACTTCCTCCGGGCGATGGAGCACGGCATGCCGCCGACCGGCGGTATGGGAATGGGTCTGGACCGGTTGCTCATGGCAATCACCGGTCTCGGTATCCGGGAGACGATTTTGTTCCCCTTGGTCAAGCCCGAATAGGACGCGAGGAACCGGCATGGACTACGTGGCAGCGATCTTTCCTTCGATCGGTGTTCTCATCCTCTTCGTCATCGCGATCCGCGCCATCTTTCAGGCGGATCGCCGTGAGCGACTGGCCCAGGCCGCAGAAGACCGTCGCCTGGGTCTCGGACAGAATGGCCCGACCGGGCAAACGCATACCTCGCAATCTGTGAGTCCGGCGGAATCGGCGAAGCAGACGGGTACGACAGACGTTGATTAGCGTCACCCGTTCGGCCGAACGGGTGACGGCCCCGGTGAAAATGTGAATGTCACCGGGGCGCGAGACAACTGCTAACCGCTCACTATTGCGGGCATCCTGCGGTGTTGGCTTGACATGCTTGAATGTCGACTCCATGATTCCCATGAATGGGTTCATCTGCCCGGGGTGGACTCCGGTGGCGTTTCTAGGAGTAATTGATGGCGCAGAAGGTGCAGGTCATTCTTGTTGACGACCTGGACGGCGGCGAGGCCGAGGAGTCGGTGTCGTTCTCGCTCGACGGGGTCAACTATGAAATTGACCTCTCCGCGACCAACGCGGAGGCGTTGCGAGACGCGATCGCACCGTGGGTGGGGCATGCCCGTCGTATCAGCGGCCGTAGCAGCCGTGGCCGGGGCACGTCGCGTGGCCGGTCCGCCGCCAAGGCGGATCTCGGTGACGTGCGGGCCTGGGCGCGCGACAACGGCTATCAGGTGAGCGATCGCGGCCGGGTCTCGGCCGAGGTGATGGCTGCCTACGAAGGCGCGCACTGAACCTGTCCCACCCGTGAGATCGCGCCACCGCCGTGAATCGACGGCGTAGTCCTGGACGGGCGCCGAACCGCTATGGTTCGGCGCCCGTCCAGGTTTTGTCGTGGGTCTTTCGCTTTTCCCCGCCGGTCACCTCGCCGTGCGGTCGCGGTTCGGCCGGATCGAAAGAGT harbors:
- the nadC gene encoding carboxylating nicotinate-nucleotide diphosphorylase gives rise to the protein MNHWESETPWEPGVVERLTAAGLDPARVRAVVRDALGEDLGLSQTSGAPGHDVTSEATIGADVVGEAHVVARAAGVISGMPLIPVVLAEVAAWTGLPAPVAELLREDGEAVVRDDVLAVLRGPVQVLLIAERTLLNLVCRTSGISTHTRAWADQLAGTGAQVLDTRKTTPGLRMLEKYAVRCGGGTNKRMGLYDVAMVKDNHKIAAGSIAEAYRRVRERFPQVAVQVEVTTPAEAVEAVRAGARFLLCDNMSPELLAESVRSARAATGDPVELEATGGLTVEVAAEYARTGVDYLSVGGLTHSSPILDVAVDLVRG
- a CDS encoding ANTAR domain-containing protein, whose product is MPGSVGVGVSVATDSRSEGGTPKTTAAIGVATELDPAQWQHAHGPIWEAFRHDTVVVRPLDDAADPGLGDLPGVSQETLGTVKGAVFVPGEFGSDLPTVFSVYLDRVPDNRVLRDIDRYEPLVTQALAVVEYCAGEEQVAQQMLQMTQYRRVIEQAKGLVMGAIGADAPAAFAALARASQHFNIRLRNLAVALVEHVGGQAAEHPDDPDLVVRPTQAERETAARIWAALTTSAILEQS
- the lysS gene encoding lysine--tRNA ligase translates to MTEQQAGATSETPQEDLPEQMRIRSEKRARLLTSGKAPYPVGVERTHSLADVRAAHAELETGASSGELVAVAGRVMRFRDAGKLCFAVLQDGDGAQLQVMVSAKAVGPEALAAFKSDVDLGDFISVHGEVISSKRGELSVMADRWEMASKALRPLPVLHREMSEEARVRQRYVDLIVRPAARDVVRSRAAVVRSLRDTFHSRDFVEVETPMLQVQHGGAAARPFKTHMNAFDIDLFLRIAPELFLKRAVVGGIDRVFEINRNFRNEGADSTHSPEFAMIEAYQAYADYNSIGDLVRDLIQAAAQAVSGGTSVTLADGTEYDFGGEWRQITMYGSLSEAAGREVTPATERAELVELAAKHDVPVQSWYSPGKLAEELFEELVVPDLYAPTFVRDYPEDTSPLVAPHRTTPGVTEKWDLYVRSFELATGYSELVDPVIQRERFVAQAQAAAAGDDEAMRLDEDFLRAMEHGMPPTGGMGMGLDRLLMAITGLGIRETILFPLVKPE
- a CDS encoding histone-like nucleoid-structuring protein Lsr2, with protein sequence MAQKVQVILVDDLDGGEAEESVSFSLDGVNYEIDLSATNAEALRDAIAPWVGHARRISGRSSRGRGTSRGRSAAKADLGDVRAWARDNGYQVSDRGRVSAEVMAAYEGAH